In Cetobacterium sp. ZOR0034, the genomic stretch TTTACAACACTTTCTAATGGTGAGTCTGCTAATCTTACATTCAATGATGTGTGTTTAGATATAAGCTCAGGGAAGTTTCTAATTAGAGAGCCTCCTCCTGCCATAACTATTCCTCTATCAATTATATCAGCAGCTAACTCTGGTGGAGTTTTCTCTAATACATCTTTTACACATGTTACAATCTCCATTAAAGAATCCATTATAGCTTCTCTAATCTCCTCTGAACCAACTGTAACTGACTTAGGAAGACCTGTTATTAAATCTCTTCCTTTTATTGTCATAGTTTCCTCTTCAGCTAAAGGAATAGCTGTTCCTATTTGCATTTTTATACTTTCAGCTGTTTTATCTCCAATTAATAAAGTATGAGTCTTCTTAATATATTTTATTATATCCATATCAAAATTATTTCCAGCTGTTCTAATTGTTTTACTTACAACTGTTCCACCTAATGAGATTACAGCCACGTCTGTAGATCCCCCTCCGATATCAACAATCATATTTCCTTCTGGTGCTGATATATCAATTCCAGAACCTAAAGCTGCTGCTCTTGCTTCCTCTATTAAGTAAGCCTTCTTAGCTCCTGCTGATAAAGTAGCTTCTAAAACCGCTCTTTTCTCTACTCCTGTAACATCAATCGGTACACAAATCATAACTTCTGGCATGAATAGAGAGTATTTTCCAAATACTTTTTTTATAAAATATTTTATCATTGCTTCTGTTATATCATAATCAGCAATAACTCCTTCGCTTAAAGGTTTTACTGCAACTATTGAGTCTGGTGTTTTTCCTAGCATATCTTTAGCTTCATTTCCAACAGCTAGAACTTTTCTGCTTTCTCTTTCTACTGCAACAACAGATGGTTCATTTAATATTATTTTTCCATGTTTTTTACTATATACTAATGTATTTGCTGTTCCTAAATCTATTCCTATACTTCTGCTAAATCCAGGTAGTTTCAATTTGAATCCCACTTAATATCACTTCTCCTTAATCTAAGTTTTTTTCAACTATTTTTTTTATCTCTTCAAATTTTCCTTCGGCATACAAAGCACCAATTAGAGCTTCGAATGCTGTAGCCTCTTTATACTCCATGACAGTACATGACTTAGGGAATGTTTTTATATTACTATTTTTAGCTCTATTTACAAGTCCTAACTTCTCTTCATCTAAGTCATCAATTATATTTTTCAAATATTTGCTTTGAACTTGTGCATTTACGTGTTCTTTAACAAGTCTATTTAGATTTTTTATATTATAACCTTTATTTATAAAATATGTTCTTATAGAAAGTTCCCATACAGAGTCACCTAAATATGCTAAAACTAATCCATTTGCTTCACGCACATTTAAATTGACCATGTTGTTTTTTCCTTTCCGTCTTTTATTTTTATTCCCATCTCTAAAAGTCTATCTCTTACTTTATCTGAGAAAGTCCAATCTTTATTGTCTCTAGCTTCTCTTCTTAATTCTAATAAGAACTCTATCAATTCAGTTGTCATATTTCCTACTTGAACCTCTACTTTTAGTAAAACTCCAAACACATTTTCCATTACATCTCTTATATATTCAACTGTTGCTTCAATAGCTTCAAATCCAGCTTTTGATATTTTCTCCTCTTCAGCAGCTTTATTTAACTCTTTTACAAGTTCAAATATAGCTCCGATTCCACCCGCTGTATTGAAGTCCTCGTCCATACATTTTACAAATTTATCTTTTGATATTTCCAACATTTGAGCTAGTTCTGTTAAATCAGAACCACCATCAACTGGCTTAGATGTTAACTTCTCTTTTCCTCTAGTTACAGCATTCTCTATTCTCTCTAATCCTGCTTTGCTTTGAATTAATTCATTATCAGAGAAATCAATCGGTTTTCTATAATGAGAACTCAGAATAAAGAATCTAACAACTCTTCCTTCGAATTGCTCTAAAACCTCTCTTAAAAGGAAGAAGTTTCCTAGAGATTTTGACATTTTTTCACCTTTTACATTTATGTAACCATTGTGTATCCAGTATCTAGCAAACTCTCCACCTGTTCCACATTTTGATTGAGCTATTTCGTTCTCATGGTGAGGGAATATAAGATCTTGTCCTCCTCCATGGATATCAAACGTTGGTCCTAAGTATTTGTTAGACATTGCTGAACACTCTATATGCCAACCTGGTCTACCTTTCCCCCAAGGCGAGTTCCAGAACGGTTCTCCCTCTTTTGCAGCTTTCCAAAGAGCAAAATCTAATGGAGCTTTCTTTATCTCAGATACATCTATTCTTGCACCACTTTGTAAGTCATCTATACTTTGTCCAGATAACTCTCCATACTCGCTCTTATAGCTATTTACATCAAAGTATACATCTCCTTGAGATTCATATGCGTATCCTTTTTGGATTAAAGTTTTTATGATTTTTATCATATCACCGATATGCTCTGTAGCTTTTGGTCTAATCATTCCCTCTTCTTTTAAATTAACTTTTGCTGTATCCTCAAAATAAGCATCGATATATTTTTTAGCTACATCCTCAAGAGTTATTCCTTCTTCGTTAGCTCTTTTTATCATTTTATCATCAACATCAGTAAAGTTTTGAACGTACTTTACTTTATATCCTCTAAATTCAAAATATCTTCTAACCGTATCAAAGAATATTGCTGGTCTTGCATTTCCTATGTGAATATAGTTATAAACTGTAGGACCACAAACATACATCGATACCTCTCCCTCTTTTAGAGGTTTAAATATTTCTAGTTCGCCTTTAAGCGTGTTATATATTTTTATCATCTTTTTAGCCTCCTATTTAACTGCCTTTAATAGATTAAGAGTTGTTTCTTCATCTAAAGTTGTACTTATTTTTAATCTATTATCCTGTGCTAATCCTTTCAACTCAACTTTCCCTATCTCTTTATCTTTGATCTTAATATCTAGATAACTATAAATAAACTGCTTCGAAGAGATATTTACATCAATAAGATTTTCTTTTGGTAAACTCTCCAATCTCTTATCATCTTTAGGAACATTTATATTTACTTTTGAAGCAACACCATCTATAAAACTATTTCTGAAGAAATAGTTTAAGAAAAATAAAAATGATCTTAACTCTGCATCTCTTGAACTTCTTAAGTATAACTTATTTTTTTCAACAACTCTGTCACCTGATAAATTATCGTCTTCAATTCCATTAAAACTCTTTATAATATCATTTTTTCCACCAATATTAGCAGTTAATATTACTTCGTTTTTTAAATTTACATCTCCTGTTAAAACAAGTTCATCAAATCCTCCTAAAGGATTTTTTCCAAGATTTAAAATTAACATTCCTAAGTTATTGTTATTTTCTCTATCCAATATCTTTATTATATTTTGATTAAAATATCTTTCACTTTTTAATGCTTTCTCTATATCCTTTTCTCTTGTTGCAACTAAGAAATTTCCCTTTTCTATTTTTAAATAAAGTCTCTCTCCATTGAAATATTTCTTTTTATACTCCTCTTTTAATAGATACATATCATCTGCTTTATCAAAATATGTTTCTACTCTAAATTTCATCAAAGGATAAAGATATCCAAAGTCAACTATTCCAACAGCCGTTTTTTTATCAGATATAAAACTACTATCCGACAATATGTAAAGTCCTTTTATATATTTTAATCCCTCTTTCATACTATCGTCAACATTAAAATCAGCTTTATTTAAAAGTTCTATTAGATTTTCAAAATCTTTATGGTTTATATCCTCATTTACATAAGCTAAGTTTATTCTATCGCTTAAATAAACCCTTGGATTTTCTTTTGTAGCATAAAAAATTCCTGCTAAAATAGATAATCCACAAAAGATACTCAGTGTTACTTTTAAAGTTCTATTCATCGGTACTCCCTTTCAATAAATCTATCTACTTTTTTTAATTCTTTTTAATTCACTTAGTACTAAATCTATTTTTTCATTTTTACTCGATCCCGATGCAAATCTAACCTTTGCTACTTCTCTTTTATTTATTAAGATATTAGCTCCATCCTCATTAAAATACTCTAATCTTTTTATTGTATCACCCGATGGATTTATCGCTAAACTTCCTCCCCAGAAGTTAACTCCATCCTCTACTCCAACTCTATTTACCATTAAAGTGAAACACGCGTTACTTACAGATGTTGTTTTACAAATCGATTCCCAAAGATTTCCAATCTCTAGTCCTTTATTTGTAAATCTTGTTGGACTGTTTGCTATAACAAAAATGGTATGTGCTCCATCTTGACCTAAAATATACGAACTACTTTGATGGAATATATCTTCGCATATTAACATCCCTACTCTTCCAAACTTTGTATTAAAAGCTCTTATGCTATCTCCCTCTCTAAAATATCTTCCCTCATCAAAAAGACCATAAGTTGGTAGATAAACCTTTCTGTGTTTATGCTTTAGTTCTCCATCTTCTAAGTAAAATGCTGTGTTATAGTGATATAAATCTTCTCCTAATTCAACCGCTCCAAATATTATAGAGATTTTCTTAGATAGTTCTATTAGTATCTCAGGTATCTTCTCTATAGCTACATCATATACCATTTCTTCTAATAAATACCCTGTTAAAGATAGCTCTGGAAACACCACTAACTCTGTTCCTTTTTCTATCTCTCTTTCTATCACCTCTACCATTTTACTTAAATTTTTCTCTGTATTCCCCAACATTGGTTTTATTTGAGCCAAAAATACGTTCATCTATCTCTCCTTATCATTTAAAGAAATTTTAAATCCTCTACCGTTGTAATTTTTATATTATCGTAATCTCCTATAATAACTTTTATCTCTTTACCTAATCTCTCCACTAAAGATGAGTCATCCGTTCCTAAAAAGTTATCGTGTCTAGCTTTGTTATAAGCCTCCTTCAATACTTTACCTCTGAAAATTTGTGGTGTATGAACTGCTATATATTGCTCTCTTTTTGGAGTTTCTACAACAACTCCACTTAAATCTACTCTTTTAATAGTATCTTTTAATGGCACTCCCACAACAACTCCAGATAATTCTATATCCTTATCTAAAATCTCTAAACTTTCAGAAAAATATCTCTCTTTTAAAAATGGTCTAACTCCATCCTGTACAGCTATTATACTATTATCTTCACAATATTCCAACGCATTTTCTATAGAATATTGTCTTTCTTTTCCACCTGCTACCACTTTTCTAACTTTTGAAATTTTATATTCTTCACAAGCTTTACTCACAAATTCTATAGAGTCTTCTCCTGTTACAATTACTATATCTTCTATTAAATCACTTTTTTGAGCTACTTCTAAAGCAATAATAAAAAGTGGTTTTCCATCTATCTCTAAAAATTGCTTAGGATACCCTAAATTCATTCTCTTTCCTACTCCTGCTGCTGCAAGAATCAAAGTTATTTTAGAGTCACCACAGTACATCCTATTCCTCCTTCGTTATGTCCTCCAGCTCTGAAGTTTTTAACGTATCTAGATGTTTTTAAGAACTCCATAATTCCGTTTCTTAAAGCTCCTGTTCCTTTACCATGAATTACATATATCTCTGTATATCCATTCATTAATGCTCTATCCATATAAGTTTCTAGCTCATAAATTCCTTCGTCTACAAGTTTTCCTCTTAAATCAACCTCATTTTTTACCTTAGTTTTTGTATGTGCATTTATTGGTCTATACTCTTTTTTCTTTGGTTCAACAACAACTTTAACATCATCCATCGAAACCTCTAATTTTAAAATTCCCGCTTGAATATTAAGTGTTTCTTTATTTAAGTTAATCTTGTTAACTATAGCGTATTGATTTAAACTGTTTACAAATACTCTTTCTCCAACTTTATAATCAATTTTTCTTGCAACCTTTGGTTTTACCTCAACATTCTCACTCTTCTCTTCTTGTAAAGATGTTCTAAGCATATTAAGTTTCTTTTGAACCTCTTTCATATCCTCTTTCGTCTTATCTTCTTTTTGAATTTTATTAACTAGAGCTGCTGCTTTATTTTGCATATCTCTCATCATAGATTCTGCTTTTTCATAAGCCTCTTTTAGGATTTGATTCTTCTCTTTTTCTAAAACTCTTAATTTTTCTTCGTATTCCTCTTTATCTTTTTGAGCTTGAGCCTTTAGTGCGTCAACTTCAATCTGTTTAGCCTCTAACTCTAATGATTTATCCTTGATATTAGAAATCATTTTTTCTACTTTTTTATCCTCATCACTTATATAGCTCTTCGCCTTTTCTATAATAACTTCAGATACTCCAAGTCTTCTAGCTATTGTTAAAGCATTACTCTCTCCGGGTACTCCTATTAACAGTTTGTATGTTGGCGATAACGTCTCTACATTGAATTCCATCGATGCTGTTTCTATATCAATCTCGTTATAACCATAAGCTTTTACTTCACTATAGTGAGTTGTTATCATCGACTTACATTTTTTATCTTTTAGATAATCAATTACAGCCATTGCAAAAGCTGATCCTTCCATCGGATCAGTTCCAGAACCTAACTCATCTAATAAAACTAAAGACGCTTTTGTTACAGAGTTTAGTATATCTTGAATATTCTTCAAATGAGCCGAGAATGATGATAGTGATTGCTCAATACTTTGCTCATCACCTATATCAGCATAAACTCCTCCAAAGAAACCAATACTTGTTTTTTCATCAGCTGGAATTGGTATCCCTGCTAATGTCATAAGAGTTAATAATCCAGCTGTTTTTAAAGCAACTGTTTTTCCTCCTGTATTTGGTCCTGTTATTAAAAGAGTATTATACTCTCTTCCTATTTCAAATGTTAAAGGCACAACTATATTTTGATTTATAAATGGATGTCTAGCCTTCACTAAAGATACCATCTCTTTATTATTTACCTCTGGAATACTACACTTTTTTTCTACTCCATACTGAGATTTTGCGTTCAGTATATCTAAGTACATTATTGCAGCTCCAATCTCATTTATAACTGCAGTGTTTAATCTCACTTGATCTGTTAATCTTAAAAGAATTTTTCTAATCTCTTCTCTCTCTCTAACTTCTAACTCTCTCATTTTATTATTTAACGAGACAATCGATATAGGCTCTATAAAGACAGTTGACCCACTAGATGATCTATCATGTTCAATTCCTTTTATAAGCCCCTTAAAATCAGTTTTAACAGGTATTACGCTTCTTCCATCTCTTGTTGTTATAATCTTTTCTTGGATTGCTTTTGCAAAGTTTGGATTTGTAAATAAATCTTCAAACTTTCTTTTTATATTTGTTACCATATTCTTTTTTTGGAATCTTAACTCTCTCAATTCGATTGATGCATCATCCTTTATATTTCTCTCTGGATCAATCGCTTTATTTATAAGATCTTCAAAATTTTTCAAAGTCGGAATAGAAACAAATCTTGCTCTAAGATTTTTATATTTTTCTAAAGTTTCTAATCTTCCCTTGAATATTCTGAAAATTCTTAAATTTATATTTAATGACCACAAATCTTCTGGCTCTAAATACATTCCTACTAATTGAGATTTTCTTGTTATATTTCTAACGTCTTTCATTCCTGCAGGATCAAAGCCACCATCAAACTTTAAAAAATCCATAAAATCATTAACGATATCCAACTCTTTTCTCAATGAATTTATATCTTTAAACGGTTCTAACTCTAAAATTTTCTCTTGATTTTCTTCAATTGTTACATATTGAGTCAGTTCTTCCCTCAATTTACTGAATTCTAATACTTTATAGCTATGAATATTCATTCTACATATCACCTTTTCTATATATATTTTACTCAAATATTATAGCATATTTAATACTTTTTATAAACTATTCCAAATAATTTAAAAAATACCTTGATATTTTCTTTCGATAATGGTATAATTATTTGCATGTTTATAACGAAAGAGAGGTGTAATAGAATGCAAAGATGTGAAATTACTGGAAAAGGAATAACTTTCGGAAATCAAATTTCTCACTCACACAGAGTAACTGGAAGAATTTGGAGACCAAACTTACAAACAACTAAGATCGTTATCAACGGTGTTACTGTTAAAGTTAAAGTTTGTACTAAAACTTTAAAATCTCTAAAGGCTGCTAACGAAGTTGAAGTTATGCAAATCCTTAAAGCAAATGCTAATACTCTAAGCGCTAGACTTAGAAAAATATTAAGCAAATAATGCTTATAAAAAAAGACAGCTTTAAACAACAAAGCCTGTCTTTTTTTTATTTTTTGGTTCAAATATAATTTTATAAGAAATAGAAAAAGAGACTGAAGATAAAATCCTCAGTCTCATTATTTTTACTTCTCTACTCTTGTGTATGGAATAAGAGCGATGTTTCTAGCTCTCTTAACAGCCTTAGCTATCTTTCTTTGTAACTTAGCGTTAGCTCCAGTTACTCTAGAAGGATTGATTCTACCTTTATCAGATACGAATCTCTTTAATAAATCAACATTTTTATAATCGATTTCTTCAGCTTTAACTCTTAATTTAGCTCTTCTTCTTCTGAATTCTGCCATTCTAATAACCTCCTTATTTGAGAATAAACGTTTTCTTTAGTCTAATTAGTCGTTCTTAACTACCATGTATCTCATAACTTCTTCAGTTATGTTAAGCTTTGACTCAACCTCAGTTAACTTAGTACCGTCCATCTCTAAAGTAGTTAGTACGTAGAATCCTGTTTTCTTCTTATCGATTGGATAAGCAAGCTTTCTCTCTCCCCACTTCTCAGATTTAAGAACAGTTGCTCCAGCTGTAGTTAAAATGTTGTTAACTTTAGCTATTACAGTTTCTCTTCCTTCCTCTAATATAGTTGGATTGATGATGAACATTAATTCATACTTTTTCATGTTATTACCTCCTCCCTATGGTTTTAGCCCAAAACACGTAATGATTCTGAGCAGGGTATTATTAATAGTATCATAATTTTTAAAGTTTTACAAGCTTTTTTTGATACTATTAATATTATCTGTTAGCTCTGATCCAAGGTGGAAGATCTAACTCATCTCTAACTTCTGCTGTTTCCTCTACCTTTGGAGCTTCAGCTTTTTTTTCTACATTTATAAATGATTCAGTTTTCTCTTGCTCGTCACCAAAACTATTAGCAATAATTGTAACTTGAATCTTATCTCCGTAAGTTTCATCTGCAGTGATACCAAACATGATATCTTCAGCAGTTTTTCCAGCTGCTTCTTTTACTATATTTGCAATTGCTTGTGCTTCCATAAGTCCTAAGTTTGAAGAACCTGCAATGTTTATTAAAACTTTGCTTGCTCCCATAATAGACTTCTCTAAAAGAGGTGATGATAAAGCTTTTTCAGTAGCTTTAGCAACTCTGTTTTCTCCCTCTCCCTCTCCAAATCCTAATACTGCTACTCCTGAATTTTGCATTGTAGCTTTAATATCTGCAAAGTCTAAGTTTATAAGACCTCTACCAATCATTAGATCAGCGATTCCTTTAATCCCTATTTTTAAGATATTGTTTGCTTCTTTAAAAGCATTTTGAAGAGTTATTGTTTTTTCTGGTAATTCAAATAATTTATCATTTGGTATGATTACTAATGAATCTACATGCTTTTCAAGATTTGATAATCCTAAGTCAGCATTATTTTTTCTTTTTCTACCTTCGAAAGAGAATGGTCTTGTAACTATACCGATAGTTAAAACACCCATCTCTTTTGCTATTTTAGCAATAACTGGAGCTGAACCTGTTCCAGTTCCTCCACCCATACCTGCTGTTATAAATAACATATCTGTTTCTTCTAATAAGTTTCTTAATTTTTCTACATCCTCTTCTGCTGCTTGCTTTCCTACTTCAGGATCTGCTCCAGCTCCAAGTCCTCTTGTTAATTTCTCTCCCAATTGAACTCTTATATCTGCTAAAGAGTTATTTAAATCTTGAGCATCAGTATTTGCTGCAATGTATTCTACACCTGTCACTCCAGCTGCAATCATATCATTTATAGCGTTTCCTCCAGCTCCTCCAGCCCCAATTACTTTTATCTTTACTTCACATTCGTTATTAAACATATTCATACAGCTCCTTATTATATAAAGTTAGAAATCCATTTTTTTATTTTGTTTAAAGCACCATCTGTAACTACTTCTTCCTCATACTCCTCTTCAAAGTCCTCTTGTCTAAAGACTGTCTCATTTATAGGAAGCTCCACAAAAGTTTCCTCTTGTTTTTCCTCTGTTACAACTTCTTTTTCTAAGGTTTCACCTATTATTTCATTTCTCTTTTTGAATTCTGTTTCTAGTTTTGTCAATAAAATACCTATTACTGTAGACATTGAAGGGTTTACATTTTCAAGTCCTCTTAGTGGGAAAGGATTAACTTTTCTAACTGCACACTCCATTTTGCTTCCAACCTTACTGAAAATCTCATCTATAGAGACAGCTCCACCAGTAAATGCCAGCCCTTTTCCTAAGTATCCATTAAATCCTGATTCTTCAATAGTTTTTGAGATAAAGTTTATTAGATCTCCTGTTCTTGCATCTATTATCTCTTTTATCTCATCCAATTTATATTCACCATTATAAGTTCTTATTAAACCATCAAATGATTGCTTACCTCTCAATCTCTCTAAAATCTCTTTTGCCTCTTTTTTAGGTATTTTTAGAAGATAACTCAAATCATTTACAAAGTGCATTCCACCTATTGATAAAGATTTTGTATAAATAATCTTATCATTCTTATAGATAGCTATATCTGTAACTCCTTCTCCTATATCGATTAAAGCTACTCCCATCTGTCTATCCTCTTGTTCTAATGTTGATTTTGCAGATGCTGAAGCATTTAAGAATATATCTTCAATCTCTAAGCCTGCTTTATTAACAACTTCTACTAGTGGATCTAAAGCTTCCTTTTTTATTGTTATTAGATGAACATCTCCTTGAATACTTTTACCAACTTGCCCTATTGGATTTTTTAATATCCCAGAACTATTTACTCTAACATTATAAGCTTCTTGTTCTATAATGATTTCGTCATCTTTCAGTATATTTTCCTTCACTAACTCCACTAAATTATTCATATCTTGAGCTGTAATCTCTTTTTCTTCAAACTCAATACATCCATGATCTGTTTTAGATAGGATTCTATCACTACTAATTCCTAAAGAAACAGCTTCAAAATCTCTTCCGTTTCTTTCCTTTAGCTCTTTCAACCCTTTAGCTATACTTGTAACTAACAATTCTGGGTCTTCAACCACAGATCTTTTTATTCCCTCGCTAGGTACTTCTAAATAATCTAATACTCTTAACTTTAATCCTTCTGTACTAAGTTCTCCTAAAATAAACTTTATCTTTCCATTTCCAATATCTAAAGCTAATTTTGTAATATTATCTTGCACCTTTCCCCTCCTTCTCTTTTACTACTATATCCTTAAATCTTATATCTATATAATCAATCTCTCTCGTTTTAACTATACTTTTATACAGACTCATCATTATTTCATACTTATTTTTAGAAACTTCTGTTCCTGTTTTTATTTTGGTTCCATCTCTTAAAATCACATACATTAAATTTTTATTTTCAACATAAATCTGAGAAACCTCGTCTTTCAAATCCAATTGCTTTAATTTCTGCATAATTTGTAAAAGGCTATTCTTTTCAGAACTCTCCTTAATCATAAGAATCGGCATACTTTTTTTAGGATACTCCTCTAGTCTTCCAAAAATTGTTCCATCTTCATCCATTGTATATATCTTAGATTTGTGCTGAATATAATAACTACTCTCTTTTTCAGTAATATCAATTGTTATTTCATTTAGATTTTGCTTCGATATACTTACTTTTTTAATTCTAACATCTTTCAGTAATTTTTTCTCTAAACCATCTAAATTTAAATCGTTGATATTTTTTCCTAAAATTTCATTCTTTATTTTTTCTAAATCTGATTCTAAACTTCTTGAAACCTCACTAATTTGAACTTTTGAAATATTAAAAAATTCTCTATTTTTGAAATCTTTTTCTATTTGAATTATAATGAAAGTTAGTGCCAATATTATAGCAATTTTAAGTATTTTTTTCAAGAATCTCTCCCTGTTATTTCTTATATTTTATGGTTAGCAGCTTTCAACTAGAATCCTTGTTAAATCATCAAATGAATATCCCTTTAGTGATGCTAATTTCGGAGCTAAACTTGTTTCTGTCATTCCAGGACAAGTATTAACTTCTAAGAAATATGTTTTTCCATCTTTTAGTATGAAATCACTTCTTGTAATTCCTTTTAATCCTAATTTTTCATGAATTTTTCTTGCTGCTTCCGCTGCTTCTTCATAAGCTTCTAAACTTATTTGTGCTGGGCATTCATACTCTGTTTTTCCAACTGTATATTTTGACTCATAATCATATAGTCCTGATTTTGGCTTTATTCTTACTACGCCTAATTTTTCTCCGTTTAAAACTCCCGCAGTTAATTCATCACCTTTTATAAATTCCTCTATTAAAGGTTCTTTATCCTTTAATTTTTCAAATGCCAATCTAGCCTCTTCCTCTGTGTTACAAATATATAAACCTACACTCGAACCTTCTTTAGCAGGTTTAATTACAACTGGATAACTATCTATTTCATCTACTGTGTAGTATGTTTTTGCCATTCTAATTCCTAAATCTTTAGCTATTATTTTAGTTAAAATCTTATTCATTGCTACAGCACTTCCAGTAACTCCAGAACCCGTATATTTCTTCCCTAACATATCTAGTATAGATTGAACTCTTCCATCCTCTCCATACTCTCCATGAAGAGCTAAATAAACTAAGTCATATTCATTATCTAAAAATGCTGACACTAAATTTTCGTGTGTTAAATCAATTTTATATGCATCATATCCTTGTCTTAATAAGCTATTTAATATTGCAGCTCCACTTCTTAAAGAAACTTCTCTTTCAGATGTAATTCCACCCATAACAACTGCTATCTT encodes the following:
- a CDS encoding rod shape-determining protein is translated as MGFKLKLPGFSRSIGIDLGTANTLVYSKKHGKIILNEPSVVAVERESRKVLAVGNEAKDMLGKTPDSIVAVKPLSEGVIADYDITEAMIKYFIKKVFGKYSLFMPEVMICVPIDVTGVEKRAVLEATLSAGAKKAYLIEEARAAALGSGIDISAPEGNMIVDIGGGSTDVAVISLGGTVVSKTIRTAGNNFDMDIIKYIKKTHTLLIGDKTAESIKMQIGTAIPLAEEETMTIKGRDLITGLPKSVTVGSEEIREAIMDSLMEIVTCVKDVLEKTPPELAADIIDRGIVMAGGGSLIRNFPELISKHTSLNVRLADSPLESVVKGAGMALDQISVLRKIEKAER
- a CDS encoding Mini-ribonuclease 3, which produces MVNLNVREANGLVLAYLGDSVWELSIRTYFINKGYNIKNLNRLVKEHVNAQVQSKYLKNIIDDLDEEKLGLVNRAKNSNIKTFPKSCTVMEYKEATAFEALIGALYAEGKFEEIKKIVEKNLD
- the cysS gene encoding cysteine--tRNA ligase is translated as MIKIYNTLKGELEIFKPLKEGEVSMYVCGPTVYNYIHIGNARPAIFFDTVRRYFEFRGYKVKYVQNFTDVDDKMIKRANEEGITLEDVAKKYIDAYFEDTAKVNLKEEGMIRPKATEHIGDMIKIIKTLIQKGYAYESQGDVYFDVNSYKSEYGELSGQSIDDLQSGARIDVSEIKKAPLDFALWKAAKEGEPFWNSPWGKGRPGWHIECSAMSNKYLGPTFDIHGGGQDLIFPHHENEIAQSKCGTGGEFARYWIHNGYINVKGEKMSKSLGNFFLLREVLEQFEGRVVRFFILSSHYRKPIDFSDNELIQSKAGLERIENAVTRGKEKLTSKPVDGGSDLTELAQMLEISKDKFVKCMDEDFNTAGGIGAIFELVKELNKAAEEEKISKAGFEAIEATVEYIRDVMENVFGVLLKVEVQVGNMTTELIEFLLELRREARDNKDWTFSDKVRDRLLEMGIKIKDGKEKTTWSI
- a CDS encoding nitrilase-related carbon-nitrogen hydrolase, producing the protein MNVFLAQIKPMLGNTEKNLSKMVEVIEREIEKGTELVVFPELSLTGYLLEEMVYDVAIEKIPEILIELSKKISIIFGAVELGEDLYHYNTAFYLEDGELKHKHRKVYLPTYGLFDEGRYFREGDSIRAFNTKFGRVGMLICEDIFHQSSSYILGQDGAHTIFVIANSPTRFTNKGLEIGNLWESICKTTSVSNACFTLMVNRVGVEDGVNFWGGSLAINPSGDTIKRLEYFNEDGANILINKREVAKVRFASGSSKNEKIDLVLSELKRIKKSR
- the ispD gene encoding 2-C-methyl-D-erythritol 4-phosphate cytidylyltransferase; this translates as MYCGDSKITLILAAAGVGKRMNLGYPKQFLEIDGKPLFIIALEVAQKSDLIEDIVIVTGEDSIEFVSKACEEYKISKVRKVVAGGKERQYSIENALEYCEDNSIIAVQDGVRPFLKERYFSESLEILDKDIELSGVVVGVPLKDTIKRVDLSGVVVETPKREQYIAVHTPQIFRGKVLKEAYNKARHDNFLGTDDSSLVERLGKEIKVIIGDYDNIKITTVEDLKFL
- a CDS encoding endonuclease MutS2 is translated as MNIHSYKVLEFSKLREELTQYVTIEENQEKILELEPFKDINSLRKELDIVNDFMDFLKFDGGFDPAGMKDVRNITRKSQLVGMYLEPEDLWSLNINLRIFRIFKGRLETLEKYKNLRARFVSIPTLKNFEDLINKAIDPERNIKDDASIELRELRFQKKNMVTNIKRKFEDLFTNPNFAKAIQEKIITTRDGRSVIPVKTDFKGLIKGIEHDRSSSGSTVFIEPISIVSLNNKMRELEVREREEIRKILLRLTDQVRLNTAVINEIGAAIMYLDILNAKSQYGVEKKCSIPEVNNKEMVSLVKARHPFINQNIVVPLTFEIGREYNTLLITGPNTGGKTVALKTAGLLTLMTLAGIPIPADEKTSIGFFGGVYADIGDEQSIEQSLSSFSAHLKNIQDILNSVTKASLVLLDELGSGTDPMEGSAFAMAVIDYLKDKKCKSMITTHYSEVKAYGYNEIDIETASMEFNVETLSPTYKLLIGVPGESNALTIARRLGVSEVIIEKAKSYISDEDKKVEKMISNIKDKSLELEAKQIEVDALKAQAQKDKEEYEEKLRVLEKEKNQILKEAYEKAESMMRDMQNKAAALVNKIQKEDKTKEDMKEVQKKLNMLRTSLQEEKSENVEVKPKVARKIDYKVGERVFVNSLNQYAIVNKINLNKETLNIQAGILKLEVSMDDVKVVVEPKKKEYRPINAHTKTKVKNEVDLRGKLVDEGIYELETYMDRALMNGYTEIYVIHGKGTGALRNGIMEFLKTSRYVKNFRAGGHNEGGIGCTVVTLK
- the rpmB gene encoding 50S ribosomal protein L28; its protein translation is MQRCEITGKGITFGNQISHSHRVTGRIWRPNLQTTKIVINGVTVKVKVCTKTLKSLKAANEVEVMQILKANANTLSARLRKILSK
- the rpsR gene encoding 30S ribosomal protein S18 — translated: MAEFRRRRAKLRVKAEEIDYKNVDLLKRFVSDKGRINPSRVTGANAKLQRKIAKAVKRARNIALIPYTRVEK
- the rpsF gene encoding 30S ribosomal protein S6 — protein: MKKYELMFIINPTILEEGRETVIAKVNNILTTAGATVLKSEKWGERKLAYPIDKKKTGFYVLTTLEMDGTKLTEVESKLNITEEVMRYMVVKND